The Urbifossiella limnaea genome has a window encoding:
- a CDS encoding serine hydrolase yields the protein MADALKAWGVPGAALAVVRGDEVVVLSAYGRRHVGRPEPVTADTAFPLASCTKPFTSLLLATLVDEGRLTWDDPVRKHLPDFRLADPRADAGVTVRDLLSHRTGVGGNDLLWYRSPWGIDALLGKIGKLPPEYPFRGGFQYSSLMYMAAGRVAATAGGRPWEQLLKARVTDPIGMSGVAFTSNGLPADATTGHRPGKGGAAEPTPAYPMPEPNPAGSVHASARDLSAFLRMLVAGGVAPGGKRLVRVDTFAELIRSQNTIPLEGAARAMNPDTEKLGYGLGWIVADHRGKRVMAHGGLIDGVRAQITFLPDEKLGIAVLNNLHETRMNQAVTNTLIDRYCGLSPRDWNGFFRKVVADADAAKRAATAARNAAREPDRKATLPLERYAGEYVDPAFGTATVAVAAGRLTMTWSSFRCPLEHWDGDTFRVTDGYHADRLVEFAADAGRGVAALRFVNVVFHRP from the coding sequence ATGGCCGACGCCCTCAAGGCCTGGGGCGTGCCCGGGGCGGCACTCGCCGTGGTCCGCGGCGACGAGGTCGTGGTGCTGAGCGCCTACGGCCGGCGGCACGTCGGGCGGCCCGAGCCGGTGACCGCGGACACGGCGTTCCCGCTGGCCTCGTGTACGAAGCCGTTCACCTCGCTGTTACTCGCCACGCTGGTCGACGAGGGGAGGTTGACGTGGGACGACCCGGTGCGGAAGCACCTGCCCGACTTCCGCCTCGCCGACCCGCGGGCCGACGCTGGGGTAACCGTCCGCGACCTGCTGAGCCACCGCACCGGTGTCGGCGGTAATGACCTGCTGTGGTACCGCTCCCCGTGGGGTATCGATGCCCTTCTCGGGAAGATCGGAAAGCTACCGCCCGAGTACCCGTTCCGTGGCGGCTTCCAGTATTCGAGCCTGATGTACATGGCCGCCGGCCGCGTCGCCGCGACCGCCGGCGGCCGGCCGTGGGAGCAACTACTCAAGGCCCGCGTCACCGACCCGATCGGCATGAGCGGCGTCGCATTCACGTCGAACGGGCTGCCGGCGGACGCGACGACGGGGCACCGGCCAGGGAAGGGGGGGGCGGCCGAGCCGACGCCGGCGTACCCGATGCCGGAGCCGAACCCGGCCGGCTCCGTCCACGCCTCAGCGCGCGACTTGTCCGCGTTCTTGCGGATGCTCGTCGCCGGCGGCGTCGCCCCGGGGGGCAAACGGCTCGTTCGAGTGGACACGTTCGCGGAACTGATCCGGTCGCAGAACACAATCCCGCTGGAGGGGGCGGCCCGCGCCATGAACCCGGACACCGAGAAGCTCGGCTACGGCCTCGGCTGGATCGTCGCCGACCACCGCGGCAAGCGGGTGATGGCCCACGGCGGCCTGATCGACGGCGTCCGCGCGCAGATCACGTTCCTGCCCGACGAGAAGCTCGGCATCGCGGTGCTGAACAACCTGCACGAGACGCGGATGAACCAGGCCGTCACCAACACGCTGATCGACCGCTACTGCGGGCTTTCGCCGCGCGACTGGAACGGCTTCTTCCGGAAGGTGGTGGCCGACGCCGACGCGGCGAAGCGCGCGGCGACAGCGGCCCGCAACGCCGCCCGCGAACCGGACCGCAAGGCGACGCTGCCGCTGGAGCGCTACGCGGGGGAATATGTCGACCCCGCCTTCGGCACCGCGACGGTGGCCGTCGCGGCCGGCCGGCTGACGATGACGTGGAGCAGCTTCCGCTGTCCACTGGAACACTGGGACGGCGACACGTTTCGCGTCACCGACGGCTACCATGCCGACCGACTGGTGGAGTTTGCGGCCGACGCGGGTCGAGGCGTGGCGGCGCTGCGATTCGTGAACGTCGTCTTTCATCGGCCGTGA
- a CDS encoding sulfatase, with amino-acid sequence MSRLILAVAALLVSAAPAGAQPARLNVLFVMADDLRCDLGCYGAAARTPNLDALAARGVRFDRAYCQQAVCNPSRSSLLTGRRPDTLQLWSNGMHFRERNPDVLTLPQLFLRNGYEARCVGKVFHNWHTTQKGDRRSWSADEFLHYANHGDDAPQVRGVLPPNVAGAFPRQYGSVPLCERRDVPDEAYYDGRVAAEAVRVIGEVKDKLFFLAVGFWKPHAPFNAPKRYWDVYHSPEVPGYNPARPVGGPDVALHDGREILGIPPARFTPTAAQAAEMRHGYLANVSYLDAQVGKVLQALADNGLTGRTIVVFLSDHGYHLGEHSLWGKTSCYELDARVPLIVATPNMTSAGRTASGLVELVDLYPTLTGLTGLDAPQELDGTSFAPLLANPTRVGKAVAFTQHPRPAYYDRTAAGVPEAMGVSARTDHGRYTEWRDWTTGRVIASEWYDHSSDPHERVNRYEAVKDNREAAAVRRALHGRFPPNTPPAKR; translated from the coding sequence GTGTCCCGCCTCATCCTGGCTGTTGCGGCGTTGCTCGTGTCCGCCGCCCCGGCCGGCGCCCAACCCGCCCGGTTGAATGTCCTGTTCGTGATGGCGGACGACCTCCGCTGCGACCTCGGCTGCTACGGCGCCGCGGCCCGTACGCCGAACCTGGACGCCCTGGCCGCCCGCGGCGTGCGGTTCGACCGGGCGTACTGTCAGCAGGCGGTTTGCAACCCGTCGCGCTCGTCGCTCCTCACCGGCCGCCGGCCCGACACGCTCCAACTGTGGTCGAACGGCATGCACTTCCGCGAGCGGAACCCGGACGTGCTGACGCTACCTCAGCTGTTCCTTCGCAACGGGTACGAGGCGCGGTGCGTCGGGAAGGTCTTCCACAACTGGCACACGACCCAGAAGGGCGACCGCCGCTCGTGGTCGGCCGACGAGTTCCTCCACTACGCGAACCACGGGGACGACGCGCCGCAGGTACGCGGCGTGTTGCCGCCGAACGTCGCGGGTGCGTTCCCGCGGCAGTACGGTTCGGTGCCGCTCTGTGAACGCCGCGACGTGCCGGACGAAGCCTACTACGACGGCCGAGTCGCCGCCGAGGCCGTACGGGTGATCGGCGAGGTGAAGGACAAACTGTTCTTCCTGGCGGTCGGGTTCTGGAAGCCGCACGCCCCGTTCAATGCCCCGAAGCGATACTGGGACGTGTACCACTCCCCGGAGGTGCCGGGGTACAACCCGGCGCGCCCCGTCGGCGGCCCGGACGTCGCGCTACACGACGGCCGTGAAATCCTCGGCATCCCACCGGCCCGGTTCACCCCGACCGCGGCTCAGGCCGCGGAGATGCGTCACGGCTACCTCGCCAACGTGAGCTACCTCGACGCCCAGGTCGGCAAGGTACTGCAGGCGCTAGCCGACAACGGGCTGACGGGCCGCACGATCGTCGTGTTCCTCTCCGACCACGGCTACCACCTCGGCGAGCACTCGCTGTGGGGTAAGACTTCGTGTTACGAGCTCGACGCCCGCGTCCCGCTCATCGTCGCGACGCCGAACATGACGTCAGCCGGGCGCACCGCCAGTGGGTTGGTCGAGCTGGTGGACTTGTACCCGACCCTGACCGGGCTCACTGGGTTGGACGCGCCGCAGGAACTCGACGGCACTTCGTTCGCGCCGCTGTTGGCCAACCCGACGCGTGTGGGGAAGGCGGTCGCGTTCACCCAGCACCCGCGGCCGGCTTACTACGATCGCACTGCGGCCGGCGTCCCCGAGGCGATGGGCGTCAGCGCCCGGACCGACCACGGCCGCTACACCGAGTGGCGGGACTGGACGACCGGACGTGTCATCGCGTCCGAGTGGTACGACCACTCCAGCGACCCACATGAGCGCGTGAACCGTTACGAGGCCGTAAAGGACAATCGCGAAGCGGCCGCTGTAAGGCGGGCGCTGCACGGTCGGTTTCCGCCGAACACGCCGCCGGCCAAGCGCTAA
- a CDS encoding sulfatase, producing the protein MHRLMLVLVGLAAAGPVAAQLVRPNVLFVAVDDLRPALACAGDPHAKTPAIDQLASRGTVFTRAYCQQAVCSPSRSSLLTGRRPDTTKVYDLVTHFRTALPDVVTLPQHFLQNGYYVHGVGKIYHPGYNDERSWSVPWEATKGKGFGPDGQRVLADAKAKAKAENADVTKVRGLPVEAPEVPDGDLNDGWTANRAIEILKQRKGKAEPFFLAVGFAKPHLPFVAPKRYWDLYDAARLPVSTSAEPPAGAPKFAPQFGGELRAYVGVPKSGPVPETTARRLVHGYYAAVSYMDAQLGRVLDAVRESGFADNTVVVLWGDHGWHLGDHGMWCKHTNYELATRAALVVSAPGQRAPGRPCDRLVEFVDIYPTLTDVCRLPAPAGVEGSSFAPLLDDPAKPWKAAAFSQYPRPGGPGVGPLMGYAVRTDTHRYVEWRKRDGGEVVARELYDHRTDAAEDRNVAADPAHRDAVAGLARRLADGWRANAPPK; encoded by the coding sequence ATGCATCGCCTCATGCTCGTGCTCGTCGGCCTAGCCGCGGCCGGCCCGGTGGCCGCTCAGCTGGTGCGGCCGAACGTGTTGTTTGTCGCCGTGGACGACCTCCGACCGGCGCTCGCCTGCGCGGGCGACCCGCACGCCAAGACCCCGGCCATCGACCAACTCGCCAGCCGCGGCACCGTTTTCACCCGGGCGTACTGTCAGCAGGCCGTGTGCAGCCCGTCGCGGTCGTCGCTGCTCACCGGCCGGCGGCCGGACACGACGAAGGTGTACGACCTGGTCACGCACTTCCGCACCGCCCTGCCCGACGTGGTGACGCTGCCCCAACATTTCTTGCAGAACGGCTACTACGTCCACGGCGTCGGCAAGATTTACCACCCGGGGTACAACGACGAACGCTCGTGGTCGGTGCCGTGGGAGGCGACGAAGGGGAAGGGCTTTGGCCCGGACGGCCAGCGCGTCCTCGCCGACGCGAAGGCCAAAGCGAAGGCGGAAAACGCCGACGTGACGAAGGTCCGCGGGTTGCCGGTCGAAGCGCCGGAAGTTCCGGACGGCGACCTGAACGACGGGTGGACCGCGAACCGGGCGATCGAGATTCTCAAGCAACGGAAGGGGAAGGCCGAGCCGTTCTTTCTCGCGGTCGGGTTCGCCAAGCCGCACCTGCCGTTTGTCGCGCCCAAGCGGTACTGGGACCTGTACGACGCGGCGAGGCTGCCGGTCAGCACGTCGGCCGAACCGCCCGCCGGAGCGCCGAAGTTCGCCCCGCAGTTCGGCGGCGAGCTGCGCGCCTACGTCGGTGTTCCGAAGAGCGGTCCTGTTCCCGAGACAACCGCCCGCCGACTCGTGCACGGCTACTACGCCGCCGTCAGCTACATGGACGCCCAACTCGGCCGCGTGTTGGACGCGGTCCGCGAATCCGGCTTCGCCGACAACACCGTCGTCGTCCTCTGGGGCGACCACGGCTGGCACCTCGGCGATCACGGCATGTGGTGCAAGCACACGAACTACGAGTTGGCCACGCGCGCGGCGCTCGTTGTGAGCGCGCCCGGTCAGCGCGCCCCCGGTCGGCCGTGCGACCGGCTCGTCGAGTTCGTGGACATCTACCCGACACTCACCGACGTGTGCCGCCTCCCGGCGCCGGCGGGCGTGGAAGGGAGCAGCTTCGCCCCACTGCTGGACGACCCCGCGAAGCCGTGGAAGGCGGCGGCGTTCAGCCAGTACCCGCGGCCGGGCGGACCGGGCGTTGGGCCGCTGATGGGGTACGCGGTGCGCACCGACACGCACCGCTACGTGGAGTGGCGGAAGCGCGACGGCGGCGAGGTGGTGGCGCGCGAGCTGTACGACCACCGCACCGACGCCGCCGAGGACCGGAACGTGGCCGCCGACCCGGCCCACCGCGACGCGGTCGCTGGGCTGGCACGGCGGCTGGCCGACGGGTGGCGGGCGAACGCCCCGCCGAAATAA
- a CDS encoding sulfatase-like hydrolase/transferase — protein sequence MRWVLAATAAVAVVAPAAAQAARPNVVIVMTDDQGLGDFSYTGNPVLRTPAFDAFARESVRPGHSR from the coding sequence ATGCGCTGGGTACTCGCGGCCACGGCCGCAGTCGCGGTCGTCGCGCCGGCAGCAGCGCAGGCCGCTCGGCCGAACGTGGTCATCGTCATGACCGACGACCAAGGACTCGGTGACTTCTCGTACACCGGCAACCCCGTCCTGCGGACCCCGGCGTTTGATGCCTTCGCTCGTGAGTCGGTGCGACCAGGCCATTCACGGTGA
- a CDS encoding transposase: MLFGGVFERFLEESPLSVMSRATIEHALSASALDALFDRTAERGYTRELLFSTTVDLMTLVVGGKALHVQAAYRHLRDRVPVTLKCVYDKLRNIETGVSAGLVAHVSGRCEGLITALGGGCKSLLPGYRVRVLDGNHLAATQRRLGVTRGHTAGPLPGQSLVVLDPALMLVTDIVPCEDAHTQERALIDQIVPLVRERDVWVADRNFCTAEFLCEVAARRAYVVIRRHGNLSVEAEAGYGAEVATDRGWVGERRVWVCWGGARLVRLRQVRVRLRAPTADGDAEVEILTNLPAKVPAKKVAEIYLKRWKIEGAFHELTVALNCEVNTLGYPRAALFGFCVAVAAYNVLAVLKAALRAVHGEKKVQEEVSGYYLALEWAMVYAGMMIALPASEWEAFGPMPSPELAGHLREWAGKVDLGRIKKAPPRKPTRTATRRIKDKSPHVSTARLLDEGKKTRQAKVSRNP, encoded by the coding sequence ATGCTGTTCGGTGGGGTCTTCGAGCGGTTCCTAGAGGAGAGCCCGCTCAGCGTGATGTCCCGGGCGACCATCGAGCACGCCCTCTCGGCCTCGGCCCTCGACGCGCTGTTCGACCGGACCGCCGAGCGCGGGTACACCCGGGAGTTGCTGTTCTCCACGACGGTCGATCTGATGACCCTGGTGGTCGGCGGCAAGGCCCTCCACGTCCAGGCCGCCTACCGGCACCTGCGGGACCGCGTCCCGGTCACCCTCAAGTGCGTCTACGACAAGCTCCGGAACATCGAGACGGGCGTGTCCGCGGGGCTGGTCGCGCACGTGTCGGGCCGGTGCGAGGGGCTGATCACCGCGCTGGGCGGGGGGTGCAAGAGCCTGCTGCCGGGCTACCGGGTGCGGGTCCTCGACGGCAACCACCTGGCCGCCACCCAGCGGCGGCTGGGCGTCACCCGGGGGCACACCGCCGGCCCCTTGCCCGGGCAGAGTTTGGTCGTGCTCGACCCGGCCCTGATGCTGGTCACCGACATCGTCCCGTGCGAGGACGCCCACACCCAGGAGCGGGCGCTGATCGACCAGATTGTGCCGCTGGTGCGGGAGCGGGACGTGTGGGTCGCGGACCGCAACTTCTGCACGGCGGAGTTCCTGTGTGAGGTGGCCGCCCGGCGGGCCTACGTCGTCATCCGACGCCACGGGAACCTGAGCGTCGAGGCCGAAGCCGGGTACGGGGCCGAGGTCGCGACGGACCGGGGCTGGGTGGGCGAGCGGCGGGTCTGGGTCTGCTGGGGTGGGGCGCGGTTGGTGCGCCTGCGGCAGGTGCGGGTGCGGCTGCGGGCGCCGACCGCGGACGGGGACGCGGAGGTGGAGATCCTGACCAACCTGCCGGCGAAGGTGCCGGCCAAGAAGGTGGCCGAGATCTACCTCAAGCGGTGGAAGATCGAGGGGGCCTTCCACGAGTTGACAGTCGCCTTGAACTGTGAGGTGAACACCCTGGGGTACCCCAGGGCCGCGCTGTTCGGGTTCTGCGTGGCGGTGGCCGCGTACAACGTGCTGGCCGTACTGAAGGCGGCCCTGCGGGCGGTGCATGGTGAGAAGAAGGTGCAGGAGGAGGTGTCGGGGTATTACCTGGCGCTGGAGTGGGCGATGGTGTACGCGGGGATGATGATCGCCCTGCCCGCGTCGGAATGGGAGGCGTTCGGTCCGATGCCCAGCCCGGAGTTGGCCGGCCACCTCCGCGAGTGGGCGGGCAAGGTCGACCTTGGGAGGATCAAGAAAGCGCCGCCCCGGAAGCCGACGAGGACGGCGACCCGACGGATCAAGGACAAGAGCCCACATGTTTCCACGGCCCGGTTGCTCGACGAGGGGAAGAAGACCCGTCAGGCGAAAGTCAGCCGGAATCCGTGA
- a CDS encoding sulfatase-like hydrolase/transferase translates to MRLTDFHVAPMCTPTRGQLMTGLAAMRNGATSVTAGRTFLRPGIPTIAELFGRAGYKTGLFGKWHLGDHYPHRPIDKGFQESVYHLGWGQRDSTPEFDMPLIDGRYFHNGVEKRYRGHCTDFWFESATAWIKERKARGEPFLCYVPTNAPHAPFVELDEYVRPYQGRGPAGFFGMIAHLDKRFGDLDRFLAAEGLRDNTIVIFMTDNGGTAGVATFNAGLRAGKTTYYDGGHRVPCWVRWPAGNLGEPRDVSTPTQNTDILPTLCDFCGVPVPVRAQSDLRYSGVSLAGLLRGSVRELPERTMVVQYGQTPKQHEACVIRGRWRLVKGAELYNTDADRAQATDLAAKHPDVVQRLRADYEDWWKGVEPTITDFVPISLGAKPQPVVEMNCGDWENIYADNTGYVRQAVGGPTGGTWHVKVEEAGEYEFVLRRWPAQTKAALRDDYEPVGAVGAKAKAKTATFPTIARGTVEIAGAKQGGPADPKATGVSVRMTLPAGRTRLKAWFSDAAGTDLCGAFFVTVRKL, encoded by the coding sequence GTGCGACTCACGGACTTCCACGTCGCCCCGATGTGTACCCCGACGCGCGGCCAGCTCATGACAGGCCTCGCCGCCATGAGGAACGGCGCCACCTCGGTCACCGCCGGCCGCACCTTCCTTCGCCCCGGCATCCCGACGATAGCCGAACTCTTCGGCCGGGCCGGCTACAAGACCGGCCTGTTCGGCAAGTGGCACCTGGGTGACCACTACCCGCACCGCCCGATCGACAAGGGTTTTCAGGAAAGCGTCTACCACCTCGGCTGGGGCCAGCGCGACTCCACGCCCGAGTTCGACATGCCGCTAATCGACGGCCGCTACTTCCACAACGGCGTCGAGAAGCGCTACCGCGGGCACTGCACCGACTTCTGGTTCGAGTCGGCGACGGCCTGGATAAAGGAGCGCAAGGCCCGCGGCGAGCCGTTCCTGTGCTACGTGCCGACGAACGCCCCGCACGCCCCGTTTGTGGAACTGGACGAGTACGTCCGCCCGTACCAAGGCCGCGGCCCGGCCGGGTTTTTTGGAATGATCGCCCACCTTGACAAGCGGTTCGGCGACCTCGACCGCTTCCTCGCAGCCGAGGGGTTGCGCGACAACACGATCGTCATCTTCATGACCGACAACGGCGGCACCGCAGGTGTTGCAACCTTCAACGCCGGCCTCCGAGCCGGCAAGACGACGTACTACGACGGCGGCCACCGCGTGCCGTGCTGGGTTCGCTGGCCGGCCGGGAACCTGGGCGAACCGCGCGACGTGAGCACGCCGACGCAGAACACCGACATCCTGCCGACGCTATGCGACTTCTGCGGTGTCCCGGTCCCGGTTCGCGCACAGTCCGACCTGCGCTACTCGGGGGTGAGTCTCGCCGGGCTGTTGCGTGGCAGCGTGAGGGAACTCCCAGAGCGAACGATGGTGGTGCAGTACGGGCAGACGCCGAAGCAGCACGAGGCGTGCGTGATCCGAGGTCGCTGGCGGCTAGTGAAGGGCGCCGAACTGTACAACACCGACGCGGACCGCGCCCAAGCCACCGATCTGGCGGCGAAACACCCGGACGTGGTTCAGCGGCTCCGCGCCGATTACGAGGACTGGTGGAAGGGGGTGGAACCGACGATCACCGACTTCGTGCCGATCAGCCTTGGTGCGAAGCCGCAGCCTGTGGTGGAGATGAACTGCGGCGACTGGGAGAACATCTACGCGGACAACACGGGCTACGTGCGTCAGGCCGTTGGCGGCCCGACCGGCGGAACATGGCACGTGAAGGTGGAGGAAGCTGGCGAGTACGAATTCGTCCTCCGCCGGTGGCCGGCACAGACCAAGGCCGCGCTCCGCGACGACTACGAGCCGGTCGGAGCTGTTGGGGCGAAGGCGAAGGCGAAGACCGCCACGTTCCCGACGATCGCACGCGGCACGGTCGAGATCGCCGGCGCGAAGCAAGGAGGCCCCGCCGACCCGAAGGCGACCGGCGTGTCGGTGCGAATGACGCTACCGGCGGGCCGGACGCGGCTGAAGGCCTGGTTCTCGGACGCCGCGGGCACGGACTTGTGCGGGGCGTTCTTCGTGACGGTGAGGAAGTTGTAA